The sequence AGCACGGTCATCAGCATCGGGGTCCGCGCATCCGCCTTCACGCTGCGAACGAGGTTCCGCGTGTAGCGCGACCCACGCCAGAGGACCAGCAAGCCCGCGATGAGCAGGATGGCGCCCCAGCCAAAAAACGCCACGAGCTCCGTCAGCTCGTCCCGTCCGGCGTCCATCAACTGGTGACGTTGGGACCACCCATAGAGCATCAACACCGCCCCCACGAGGGCCATCACGACGCCTATCCGGCGGGTCGACGACAGGTCCTGTCGCAACAAGGCAAGCAGCGCGTCACGGTTCAACTGCGCGGTCCTCGTCAGGGAGCTCGCGTTCGGCATCGTGCCAAGCCTCCGGAATCAATGCCCAGCGTCCTAAGCCAGTCAGCCTGCCGCCGATAGCGCGCGATGAGCGTTTCGGGGGCTTTCCGGGCCGGGAAAGGCGGAGCGCCACCCGCGCGCCACCCACGCCGTCAGTCGGCCACGGCCCACAGCCCCACGGTGCCATCCCCCTGCCCCCAGGCCACGAAGCGCCCGTCGGGGGAGAAGACGGCATCACTCGACTGGAGGTCGTTGTCGTCGCCGGCACGAAAGAGGACCTCTCCCGTGTCGAAGTGGTGCAGGGCGAAACCCGGACCGTCGTGCGCAGCGGCGAGCAGGTGCCCCTCCGGGTGGAAGTCCAGGTTGTAGGCGTAGCCGTAGAAGCCTGGAATCGTCCGGACGAGGCGGCGCTCCTCTGTGTGGACGACGGCGACATTTTGAGTGGGGCCCCCCACGACAAGCAGGGGCTCCCGGGGATGGAACGCGACACTCCAGGCCGTCGATGCATCGATGGGCATCGTCCACGGCGGCCCTCCCGACGCCACCTCCCACAGCCAAAGGACGCCTCTCTGGTCATCGCTCCACAGCGTGGCGGCCGCCGCGGCGAAGCGGCCATCCGCCGAGAGGGCGCACGCGGTGACGGAGAACTCCCCCTCCGGCCACGGCAACTCTCGAATCGGACGCCAGGCGCGGACATCCCAGAGAAGGCCCGCTTCCTCGTCCATCACCGCGAGCAGATGGGAGCCGTCCCTGGACGCACAGAGCGTGGTGACCGCATGGGGCAGGAACTCCTGGCGCTGGAGAGAGCCATCCCTGGCGGACAGGGCCTTGAGGCTTGGCCGCCAGAGTCCCGAGGGCGACAGCGCCGGAGCGCCGATACAGAGCACCAGTTCCCCCACCGCCACGGCGGGAGCATCCAGAAGCGGCAACTCAGAGTCCATCACGGGATGGTCCGACACCGTCCTTAAATCCCACCACCGTAGATGTGCGGGGTGACCGTCCTTTGCGACCAGCACCGCGCCTCGGGAGTCGAAGCCCAGTCGCTGGCCCGAGGAGTAGGAGACGCGCACGGGGCCGAGCTGCCGCACGCGACTCAGCCGCGCGGCGTTGGCCGGGGTGATGATGGGACGTAGGGAGGTCATTGGCCTTCTCTAGAGGCAGGTCCCCGTGCTGTGGTCGGGGATGCACTCGGGCAGGATGACGCGCCCATCCATGATGTCGAGCTCGAGGTGATAGTTCATGGAGTACTCGGTGCCCTTGTCCGAGCGTGGCGCGGGGATGGAGCCGCCGCGAAGCTCCAGGCGCACCATCGAGAACGGCGCGACCAGGGCCGCGGCGTCGTGCACGTATTGAGCTGCGGCAACGAGAGGACGGCCGCTTCCTATTTGTACCAGGGGTACGTCAGGTTGGCCGGGAGCAGGAAGCCCCACCCCGCATCGATGACGATGGGCGCTTGGCCGGGCTTGCCATACACCTGCACCGGTACTTGGGTGACACCTTCCTTGTATGGGTACTGCAGCGGTTTGTCCCCCTGGCGGAAATGCACGTTCCGGAGCACCACGCGCTGTTGCTCCGGGCTGTACAGGGTGGCGACGAACAGGAAGTGCTCGTCATCTCCCGGCACTCGCTTGCGCTCCACCGTCATCAGCAACAACGTCCGTTCATCGGACTCCACGCTTCTCACCAACCTCCGCGTGTAGCGGGGCGCCAGCCAGAAGGCGGCCAGACCGATGACAATCAAGAGACTCCCCCAGATGGGGAGCTGGGCGCTGAACGGCCATCGGAACCTTCCGGAATCGAGCGCCCGCTGGAACGATGACGCGCCGTAAAGCACCGCCAACGTCCCCAACGCCACGCCCACGCTGGCCCAGCGGAAGGAGCCCGCGAGGCGCTGTCGCAGCGCATCAATCAATTCGTCACGATTCCCCTGCACGGGCTTCACCTTGGGACGCGCATCCGTCACCACAGAGGACCTCCAGGTTCACTGACCCGCGTCCTAAGCCGCTCCGCTTCGTGCCGATAGCCTCCGTCGACCGCGCACCGGCCCTGCCGGGCGTGCAAATTCCGCCCGTCGCGGGCCAGCGGACTTCCATGGGCCGCCGTGCGGCGACGCCGGGCTGCCCCGCTCGCCTTCGTCGCGCCCCGGGAGCCCGCCCCGCCCACCTCCGACCGGCCCACGCATGTCCGGCTGCCGGGCGGGCTTAATCCTGAGGGACAGGAAGTCACCACGAGGCGCGAAGCCGTCTAGAATCCCCTCCGGCCATGCCCGCCCTGCCCCCCGCACCCATCCCCTCTCACACCGTCATTGGCGCACGGACTCAAGGGGAACGGCTCTCCGCCCAGCTCTTCCACCTCGTCCTGCTGGACACCGAGCGCGCCGGCACCGTCTTCCCCCTGGCCAATGAAGCCCTCCGCGTGGGCAAGGCCCCGGACAATGACGTCGTCATCGACCACCCCACCGTGAGCCGCAACCACCTGGTGGTGCGCCGCCAGGGGGACCGCTTCCTCGTGCAGGACCTGGGCTCCACCAACGGCACCTTCCTCGACGGTGCCCAGGTGCGTGAGGCCTTCCTCCGCCCTGGCGCCCTGCTGGAAGTCGGCGACGTGCGCCTGCGCTTCAGTCCCCAGGTCTCCCCGGTCCAGGTCGAGCCCATCCTGGAGGACCGGCTCGGCGACCTGGTGGGCCGCAGCCTGCCCATGCGGCAGATTTTCGCGCTGCTCCAGCGCATCGCGCCCACCGACTCCACCGTGCTGCTGGTCGGTGAGACGGGCTCCGGCAAGGGCGCCGCCGCCAAGGCCACCCACAAGCTCAGCCCCCGCGCGGGCGGTCCGCTCGTCGTCTTCGACTGCGCCAGCGTGTCCGACTCCCTCATCGAGAGCGAGCTGTTCGGCCATGAGAAGGGCGCCTTCACCGGCGCGGTGAGCCAGCGCATCGGCTGCCTGGAGCGCGCCAACGGCGGCACCCTCTTCCTGGACGAAATCGACGACCTCGCCCTGGACCTCCAACCCAAGCTGCTGCGCGCCATCGAGGACCGGGAGTTCCGCCGGCTCGGCGCCTCCACCCCCATCTCCTTCGACGCGCGCATCATCGTCGCCAGCAAGAAGGACCTGTGGGCGGAGACGCAGGCGGGCCGCTTCCGCGAGGACCTCTACTTCCGCCTCTCCGTCTTCACCGTCAGCCTGCCCTCGCTCCGGGACCGCAAGGAGGACATCCCCCTGCTGGTGGATGCCTTCGCGGGCGAAGGCCTGTGGCCCCGGCTGCCGGAGAAGATTCGCGAGCAGTTCACCGGGCACACCTGGCCGGGCAACGTGCGCGAATTGCGCAATGCCCTGGAGCGCGCCCGGCACATGGTGGACATTCCAGAGCTAGCCGGGGACACCCTGCTGCGCGAGTTCACCCGCGAGGCCCCCGCCGCCGCCGGGGACTCCCTGCCGGTGGAGTTCACCGGCCCCTTCAAGGTCTGCAAGGACGAGCTCATCCGCGCCTTCGAGCGCGAGTACCTCACCCGGCTGCTGGGCCGCGCCAAAGGCAACATCGCCCGCGCCGCCCGCGAGGCCGAGCTGGACCGGAAGCACCTGTACTCGCTGCTCCACAAGTACGGACTCGTTCAGAGCGAGACGGACTGAGGCCCCCGCAGGCGTCTGGCGCGTCGGACTGGCAAACAGCGGACGGAGTGTGGAAGGGACTCGTGACACCCGTGCGAGCCGTGGCATGTTCGCGGCGCACTGGGAGTCAAGCCTCCCCCCTCTAGGAGACGTCAAAGAATGAAGCGTCCGTCCCCCTGGCTCGCCATGATGTTCGCCGGTTTCATGTCCATGCACGCCACCGGCTGCTTCGGCCAGTTCCAGCTCACGCAGAAGATCTGGAACTTCAACAAGAACATCTCCGGCAACAAGTTCGTGCAGTGGCTGATGTTCCTCGTGCTCACCATCATCCCCGTCTACGGGCTGGGCGCGTTCATCGACGCCATCGTCATCAACAGCATCGAGTTCTGGACGGGCAGCAACCCCGTCGCCAGCGTCGATGGCGCGCCGGAGACCACCCGCATCGTCAAGCTGAGCCCCACCGACACGCTGCGCCTGTCGCGTGACGTGGAGACGGGCGTCATGCGCATGGAGCTGGCGCGCGAGGGCCAGGAGACGATGGTCCGCTACTTCGAGCCGCTCGAGGACGGCATGGTGGTCCGCGACGACGCCGGCGCCATGCTCATCCAGGCCCAGGAGGCGACGGACGGCGCGGTGGCGGTGACGGATGCCGCCGGCACCACGCTGACGGTCCACGCCCGTGACGCGCTGGCCGTGGCCCGCCGCGTGTACGAAGAGGGTGGCGCGCAGGCGCTCGCGCAGCACGCCGTGGCCCAGGCCTCCGTGTCCCAGGGCCTGGCCAGCAACACCTGCGTGGCCCAATAGTCAGCACGTCCGCAGCTCACTGTTCGGAAATGTCGGGACATTCGCGGCACCCAAACCCCCGACATTTCCGAACAGCAGCCTGCCTGACGCGCTCCGGCCCCTCCCGCTATTCGGGAGGCGTGCCCGCGTCGGGAGGAGGAACGCCGCCGTCGAGCAACTGGCCCGGCTCCGGGCCGAAGGTCGCGTCCTGCGCCACCACGGAGAAGGTGCCCTCCAGGTTGCGGCCAGCGCCAAATCCATCGCCCCGGCTGAAGGACATGGAGAAGTCTCCGCGCGTGGGTTCGCCCGGGTTGCCTCCAGACTCCAGCTGCAAGTCACCCTTGTTCACCGGCCCGAAGACGCGCGCGGGCTCACCCGCGTTGAGGTGCACCACCGTGGCCCGCGCCTGCCCCGACGGCGTGGTGCCTGCGAGGTTCACCTTCGTCCCGGGACGCAGGTCCAGCCCTTCCGTGGACACGGTGAGGCGGACGACCAGGTCCACGTCCAAATCATTGTTCCGGTAGTAGCTGACCTGGAACGCCTCCGCGTTGCGCAGCACCTCCACGCGGGACACCTCCAGCGGGAAGAGCTCGGACACGCTGCCGCCCAGCGAGTTGTCCGCGAGGCCGCACGCGGCCAGCCCCGCCCCGGCCATCAGGGCCGACAAGCTCACGGCAGCAAGCGTGCGGGCCGCGCGCGTCATCGCTCCACCGCGAGCTTCAGCACGCCCTTGTCCTGCGCCACCACCGGCGCCCGGTACAGGACGACGCGCTTGCCATTGGAGAGGTACGCCAGCTTCGGCGACCAGCCACCGCCGGCGTCCACCAGCGTCTCCCGCCAGATGCCCTGGATGCGCGTGGAGATGACCAACGCGTCGTCGTTCGGGTTGCAGCTCGTGTCATTGCGGCCGGGCTCGGCGGCGCAGATGTAGAAGGCGATGGACGGCTCATGGTGGACCGGGTCGAAGGCCAGCGAGGGGTACCAGCCGCCCGTGCCGTTGTTGAACACGGGGTCCGGCATGGACCAGTCCCGCTCGGACGTGCAGGACGTCGCGGAGGCGTCAGCGCATTCCGTGTACGTCAGCGTGTTCGAGTTCCGGTTCAGCACGGCGACGCCGAACCCCTCGACCGAGTCATACGCGAGCGAGGCCCCGAGCTGCGTGTTCGGAACGGCCTGCACGCGCACCACCGGCGACCACGTGAGCCCGTCCGCATTGCGCCGCTGGAAGTGCACGTCCGTGCCGGTGGCCTGCGCGGCCTCTGGCGCCTTGTCGTGCACCAGAGCTGGCTGGGTCCCCGCCATCACCATGGAGATGTGCCCACCGTAACCCATCTTGGTATCACCGGAGGCCACCGCGACTCGGCGCTGCCAGTTCGTGGGCCCGCCGCTGGCAATCTCCAGGTCACTGGACTGGAAGTCTTGTCGCTCGTACTGCCCGTTTTTCCCATCCCGGTAGGCGACGATCGCCTCGCTCCCATTGAACACGATGGCGGGGTTGAGGCCGACGAGGAAGCCCACGTCCGTCGTGGGATTGACGGGCTGCGCCTCATTCGATTGCCGCACGACGATGCGCTCTGTCCACGCGCCGGAGGCACTGCGATAGGCCACCGCCAGGTCGCTCTGGAACCAGAACGAGGAAGGATCTTCACGGTCGCCGCCCAGGTACGTCACCACCGGCTGGCCGTCCGGTCCGAAGGCCACGGACACACCGTACACACGCTGCACGGTGGCGATGCGCTCCGCCGCGCCGAGCTGCCCGCCGTTGAACTCGCGGTACATCAGGTCCATGTTCTCCACGTTCTCCCGCATCGTCCCGTTGCGGACGAAGTACGCCATGCCGATGCGGTCCTGCGGACCCACGGCCATGGCGATGGAGGAGATGGGGTCGAACTGGCCCTCGCTCGAATCCACCACGAACTTCGCGAAGGACGAGGTGTCGATCGGACCGCCGTCGGGGTTACCGCCCGCGTCAGGGGGCGTCGGGTTGCTGTCCTTGCCACACCCCAGCGCGAGCACCAGGCCCAGAGCCCAGGCATGCCGTTTCATGTGCCACTCCTCGTGTGTTGTCGGCCCTGCACGTCGTGGCGGCATCCTACGCCAGCGCCGCGCGGCGGGGAGCAACCACGCATGTTTCATGAAGCCAGCGCGAAGCGCCTGCGTGCGCTAGGCTCGCGCGCCGTATGACACGTGCGCATTCCAATCGGGGGCGCCTGTCCCGGCGCTCCCTCATCCAGCGGATGACCTTCCTGGGCGGAGGCGTGGTGTTGCTCGGCCCCGCCTGCAAGCGCTCCTCCGAACCCCAAGAGAAGACGCCCCCCGCGGACACCGGCCCCCTGGCCGCGAAGCAGGACGGCCAGGCCCCGCGCACCTTCTCCTCCTTCGAGTACGCAGTGGTGGCCGCCGCCACCGAGCGCATCCTCCCGCGAGACGAAGACCCGGGCGCCCTCGATGCGAATGTCCCCGTCTACATCGACCGCATCCTCCAGACACCCGAGCTGGAGCCCGTGCGCGAGGACTTCCTCTCCGGCGTGGCGGCCCTGGAGCGCCGCGCCCAGCGCATGCACCAGAAGGGCTTCGCCGCCCTGACGGCCGAGCAGCAGGACGAGCTGCTCACCCTCTTCAAGGACAGCCCGCCCCGAAGCGGCGAGGCGCACTTCTTCGAGCTGCTGACGGTGATGACGCTGGAGGGCTTCCTCGGGGACCCGTCCTACGGCGGCAACCAGGGCAAGGTGGGCTGGCGGCTGATGGGCTTCGACACCGTGGGCACCGTCGCGTCCGCGCCGCCGGAAGGCTACGACGGACCCAAGTGCCTGCGTGAATGCGGGGTCCACCGATGAGCCTGCCCGAGGTGGACATCTGCATCATCGGCAGCGGCGCGGGCGGCGCGCCCATGGCGCTGGAGCTGGGCCGCGCGGGCTTCAAGGTGGTGGTGCTGGAGAAGGGCCCGCACTACCAACCCAAGGACTTCATCCACGACGAAATCCTGAACAGCCGCCGGAACTTCTTCATGCCGGTGCCGTGGGAGGAGCCACACCTGGTGCGCCAGGGCGCGAAGGGCCGCTACGAGAAGACGAGCGCGGCGTGGACCGCCAACTGCGTGGGCGGTGGCACGGTCCACATGAGCGGCTTCTTCTACCGGCTCAAGCCGGTGGACTTCCGGCTGCGCTCCACGCTGGGCGCCGTGCCCGGCTCCACCGTGGCGGACTGGCCCATCTCCTACGAGGAGCTGGCGCCCTTCTACGACAAGGCCGAGGCGGAGCTGGGCGTGTCCGGCGAGTCCGTCCCCCACCCCTTCGCCGAGCCGCGCAAGGGACCCTACCCGCTGCCGCCGCTGGACGTGCATCCGGTGGCGAAGGAAATCGACAAGGCGTGCGGCGCCATGGGCTGGCATTCCCTGCCCACCGCGCGCGGCATCCTCAGCAAGCCCTACCGGGGCCGCGCGCCGTGCTCATACTGCGCGCTGTGCGGCAGCTACGGCTGCGAGACGGGCGCGAAGAGCGGCACCAACGCCAGCCTCATCCCCGCCGCCGTCGCCACCGGCAACGTGGACCTGCGCCCCGGCTGCATGGCGCGCACGGTGGAGGTGGACAAGCAGGGCCGCGCGCGGAGCGTCGTCTACCTCGACGCGGACGGCGTGACGCGCGAGCAGCCGGCGAAGGTCATCGTCGTGTCCTGCACCGCCGTGGAGAGCGCGCGCCTGCTGCTCAACTCCACCTCCAGCCGCTTCCCAAAGGGCCTGGCCAACGGCAACGGGCTGGTGGGACGCAACCTCACCTTCAGCTCGTTCGGCGAATCCCACGCCACCTTCCGCCTGTCGAAGCAGTCCGCCGCGCGGCCGTGGCTGAAGGACCCGTCTCCCTTCGTCAACCGCAGCCTCCAGGACTTCTACCTGATGCCCGACGCCCAGTTCGGCTTCCGCAAGGGCGGCACGCTGGGCTTCATGTGGGCCCACCCCAATCCCATCCACGCCGCGGTGGGGCTGGCGGGCAAGGGCGAGAAGGCCCTCTTCGGCAAGGCGTTGAAGGACAAGATGCGGGAGTACCGCGACTCACGCATCCTCCAGTTCGAGGTGTACGCCGAGTTCCTCCCCACCGCCGGCACCTACGTCAGCGTGGAGGACGGCGTGAAGGACCGCTACGGCATCCCCGTGGCGGCCATCACCGTGGACCGGCACCCCATGGACCTGGCGGCCACGCGCTTCCTCGTGGAGCGCGGCGAGGAAGTCCTCCTGCGCCTGGACCCGGATGACGTCCGGCGCGGCACCACCAGCGGTGAGACGTCCATCCTCCAGCACGGCACCTGCCGCTTCGGCGACGACGCGGCGACGTCCGTGCTGGACCGCCACTGCCGCGCCCACGAGGTGCCCAACCTCTACGTGGTGGACGGCAGCTTCATGCCCACCGGCGGCAGCGTGCCGTCCACGCTCACCATCAGCGCCAACAGCTTCCGCGTGGCGGACCACCTGGTGCGCAAGCTCAAGGGCTGACGCTAGCGATTGCGCAGCGGCGTCACGTCCACCTTGATGATGTAGCGCGCCTGCATGTCGGACTCGAACTCGATGAGGTGGTCGCCCACGCCGGTGAGCTCCGCCTCCTCGGTGAAGGCGCCCTGCCGCTCCATCACGTCCAGCACCGCGCGGCCTTCCGTGGCCCGGCGGATGCGCGCCCGGCAGCCCTCTTCGTGGAACTGCACCACCGTTTCTCTGCCCGCCGCGGTGACGTCCTCCAGGAAGAAGCTCACCTTCACGGTGGAGGCTTCCTTCAACTGGACGATGAGCTGCTGCCGGCCAGGGAAGCGGCCTTCCGAATAACTTTCCGAACCGAGAATACAGCCCGCCACGCGGTCGCAGACAGGCCATGCCGCGCCGCAGGAGTCCTTCACACGCGCGCCGATGAAGTCCTCACGCGTGCCGTCGCAGCCTGCCCAAAGCGACGCAAAAAGCAGCACCGCTGCTGCCTGGGCCTTGCGGCCAAACACTGTTACAACCGGCGTCATCTTCAGACCCTCATGCGAGGCGTGTATGTCCATGCGACTGCGTACCCGTTGGCTCCCCATCATCTTCTTCGCCCTGGCTGGCTGTGGGGAGGAGACGGAGCTTCCCCAGGCGCCCACACTCTTCATCGACCGCGCGGCGCTGACGTTCAACCGCGAGTTCAACCACGGCACCTACGTCGGGCAGACGACCTACAACTCGCTGGCCATCCAGAACCGCGGCCTGGACCCGCTGGACATCACCGCCATCACCCTGGCGGCGCCGAGTGTCTTCACCCTCCAGCTTCCCGAAGGCTTCACCCCGAACACGCCCCTGCGGTTGGAGACGTATGACCGCGCCTACCTGACGGTGGCGTTCATGCCCACCGATGACGTGGAATACGACGGCACGATTACCATCGAATCCAATGCCGCCAACGCCGCCCAGCAGGTCATCACCCTCAACGGGCTGGGCGTCGCGCCCTGAAGTCCTCGCGGACCACCGCGTGACGGGCGGGAGCCAGCGCTCCCGCCCTGACGCCACCCGCCTCATGGCTGGTAGGTGAAGTTGCAGCCCCCGGCGTAGTTCTGGATGACGCCGCCATCTCCGTCCGGCGTCGTCCCACCGTCGGTGACGACCGGGCACGACACCGTCGTCCCGCCGTCCACCGGGTAGCTCTGCGGATAGTCCCCGTGGCCGGTGCGCAGCGTGTAGTTCACCCGCTCGTAGTCCAGCCGCTCCGACGCCGTCACATCCACGCGCAGGGTGCCGCCGCGGATGAAGCGCCGCTCCAGGCAGCCGCAGGCATAGGGCGCCAGGGTGACGACGGTGGAGCTGGGACGGTCCTCCAACTGGTAGAGCGGCTGCAGGCTGCTGGTGCCCGCATTGGACGGCGTGTGCCAGGCGCGCAGCGCGTCCGAGCGATAGCCCAGCGTCAGCGGCCCCCGGTTGCCCGTACGCACCGGCGTGCAGGTGCCGACACCGGCGTCCGTCGCATCGCCGTCACAGAAGGTGAGGTCCAGCGCCAGGCCGTGCGGCGTGCCACCGTCGGCCAGCTTCGCCACCTCCCACTGGAGCAGCCACGTCCGGTCCTCCGGCGGCGGCACCGAGGGCAGGTCGAACACGTACGAGTCCGTGTCGGAAGGCACGGCGTCGTAGTCCAACGGGCCGCGCACCCCGAGCCCGTTGACGCGGTCCGTGCCGCTGCGCAGCCGGCCGTGGCCGTGCGACAGCTGACCCGTGACGGAGAACTCCGCCGTGTCGGGCGGCGACGGGAAGGCCGTGGTGGACGCCAGCGTCCGCGCCACCGGCGCCTCCGCGCCATTGACGTAGCGAGACAGCTCGTCCGCGTCCTCCGCGTCCCAGCTCACCTCCAGGCGGTAGTCCTTGTCGTCCACCCACGAGCCGTTGTCCTGCACCAGGAAGTAGTACATCAGCGCGGCGTCATGCGCCGGAACCGGGATGACACCCCGGAAGTTGCTCAGGCCGGTGAAGCGCGAGTTGCCCACGGCCTCCTCGCGAGACGAGTGCAGACACATGGGCGCGGGCAAATCCGTGCGCCGGCAGAAGCGATCCACCAGGCCCCGGGCGTCGGGGTTCTCCGAGAAGTCGCGCGGGCAGACGGCGGCGTCGGTGGCGCAGCTCTCCCGCGACTCGTTCAAGGGGCCCCCGGTGGCGACCAGGGTGAACACGTGCACCACGCGCGAGGCCGTCACCGGCATCGCGGGGAAGCGGCCACCCGTATCCAGCGGCACCAGCCGGTAGCGCAGCAGCGTGGGGGTGCTGAAGGCCGGCAGCCGCACCGAGTACCAATCCTGGTCGGAGATGTAGCCCAGGCGGCCGGTAAAGGAGACGGAGGAGCCGGTAGCGCCGGGCGTGGCGGCGCTCAGGTTGCGCGTGGTGGCACGCTGCGCCCGGTCGTTATCGGGCACCGTCGGGCGCTGCGGGTCCAGCCGGTCCTGCGCGTCCTCCTCCTCCAGCACGCGCACCTCCACCTCGTAGCGCTGCACGAGGTCGCCCTGGGCCGTGTCCCGGTCATTGGTGCCGCGGTAGCCCTTCACCACCAGCGTCCACCGCCCCGCGTGCTCCACCTTGACTTTGCGCGCGGTGGCCAGCTCGCCGCCCCGCACCTGGGGCAGCACCACGCCTTCGTCTTCCTTCTCCGCGAAGCCCGGGCGCCGCAGCTCGTAGGACAGGCGCCAGTTGGGCACGAAGTCCAGGTCGGGCGCGCTGACGTGCACGTAGGCAATCTTCCCCTCCGCCAGGTCGAAGGCGTAGTGGTCCACGTCGTTGTCCGTGGCCAGGTAGCCGGTGGAGGCGCCCATCAGCATCTCCCCGGACTGCGTCAGCACCAGCGGCGTGGCCGTCTCGTGCGTGTCGTTGGGCTCCTGCTCGTCCGGGTTCTGGTCGATGCGCACCGTCAACCGGTACTTGTTACGCGCGTCGAAGTTGGGCCGGGACGGCACGTCTGGCGCGTCCTGCACCAGCACCAGCAGCGTCTGGTTCTCCATCCCGTCGCGCAGCGGCAACACGATGTCCACCGGACGGGGCGCGCCCTGGGCGTGCTTGTCCTCCTTCCTCGCCAGCGAGCCCTCCTTCCCGTCCGGCAGCGGCCCCATGATGGTGACGGACAGATTCACCGCGGTGCTGGACGCCAGGTACGTCCCGTTGACGTTCAGCAGCGTGCGGGCGTTGGTGCCGGGCGGCAGGACGACGCGGTACCAGTCCAGGTCACCGGCGCGCGGCTCGCTGTCCAGCGCCAGGAAGCGCTCCAGCGGCTCGCCCGGCTTGAGCTCGCACTCGGGCCGCGTCAGCGCCTCCTCGCGCGAATTGCACAGGTCCTCCACCACGGGAGTCCCCGCGTCGGGAGTCTCGCCTCCTCCAGACGAACAGGCGGCGAGGACGAGCAACGCGAGCGGCAACAGACGGACAGAGGTAGGCATGGCGTCGGTTCTCAAGGCGTCGGGGGCACGTCGTCGGGGCGGCCGGGGCAGCCGTCGACGAGCTGCTCGGGTTCCACGCGGATGACGCCATCGGCGGGCGACTTGATGCCGCCCACCGGGTAGCGCACGTCATTCACGCGGAAGGTGCGGACAAGCGTCCGGGCGGTGGGGTCGTCTCCGGGCACCATGGCCACGGACATCGCGATGTCGTTGAAGCCCGCCCCGCGCTGCACCACGCCCGCGTCGTCCGCGGACGCCATCGTCGGGGCCAGCAGGACGTTCTCCACGCGGAAGCGGTAGCACTGGCGGCCCAGGTTGTCCGGCGGGCCGTCCGCCTCGAAGGCGTAGCGGTAGCCATTCACCGACAGGTCCGCGGTGTCCACCACCAGCGGCCGGGTGTGCATCCGCAGCTCCATGCGGTTCGTCAGCCCGTCGTTGTCCGGGTCCTCGTCCAGGTCGTTGCTGGCGCCCTGCGTGCCGCCCAGCCACTCCATGCCGTCCGGCACGCCGTCCCGGTCACTGTCCGCCAGCGTCGCGTTGGTGCCCACGAACTGCTCGTCGCAGTCCAGCAGGCCGTCGCAGTCCGAGTCCACGCCGCGCAGCGCCGGCGGACACCCGCGGTCCAGCCCGCCGCCGTCCGGCAGGGCTTCCTGCGTGGGGTTGAAGTCCACGCCGCGGTCGCGGAAGTACACCTCCACGCCGTCGCTGAAGCCGTCCCCGTCCGTGTCCACCTTGTGCGGGTCCGTGCCCAGCTCCAGCTCGCGCGCGTCCGTCAGGCCGTCACCGTCCGAGTCCGCCTCGCCCACCGGGCTGCCCGGCGGCGCGGAGAAGTTGAAGGCCACCATCTCCTTCACGATGAAGGCGCGGCGCACCTGGCCGAAGGTGAAGTCCAGGAAGTTGATGGGC is a genomic window of Myxococcus virescens containing:
- a CDS encoding sigma 54-interacting transcriptional regulator, whose amino-acid sequence is MPALPPAPIPSHTVIGARTQGERLSAQLFHLVLLDTERAGTVFPLANEALRVGKAPDNDVVIDHPTVSRNHLVVRRQGDRFLVQDLGSTNGTFLDGAQVREAFLRPGALLEVGDVRLRFSPQVSPVQVEPILEDRLGDLVGRSLPMRQIFALLQRIAPTDSTVLLVGETGSGKGAAAKATHKLSPRAGGPLVVFDCASVSDSLIESELFGHEKGAFTGAVSQRIGCLERANGGTLFLDEIDDLALDLQPKLLRAIEDREFRRLGASTPISFDARIIVASKKDLWAETQAGRFREDLYFRLSVFTVSLPSLRDRKEDIPLLVDAFAGEGLWPRLPEKIREQFTGHTWPGNVRELRNALERARHMVDIPELAGDTLLREFTREAPAAAGDSLPVEFTGPFKVCKDELIRAFEREYLTRLLGRAKGNIARAAREAELDRKHLYSLLHKYGLVQSETD
- a CDS encoding DUF3332 domain-containing protein encodes the protein MKRPSPWLAMMFAGFMSMHATGCFGQFQLTQKIWNFNKNISGNKFVQWLMFLVLTIIPVYGLGAFIDAIVINSIEFWTGSNPVASVDGAPETTRIVKLSPTDTLRLSRDVETGVMRMELAREGQETMVRYFEPLEDGMVVRDDAGAMLIQAQEATDGAVAVTDAAGTTLTVHARDALAVARRVYEEGGAQALAQHAVAQASVSQGLASNTCVAQ
- a CDS encoding WD40 repeat domain-containing protein yields the protein MTSLRPIITPANAARLSRVRQLGPVRVSYSSGQRLGFDSRGAVLVAKDGHPAHLRWWDLRTVSDHPVMDSELPLLDAPAVAVGELVLCIGAPALSPSGLWRPSLKALSARDGSLQRQEFLPHAVTTLCASRDGSHLLAVMDEEAGLLWDVRAWRPIRELPWPEGEFSVTACALSADGRFAAAAATLWSDDQRGVLWLWEVASGGPPWTMPIDASTAWSVAFHPREPLLVVGGPTQNVAVVHTEERRLVRTIPGFYGYAYNLDFHPEGHLLAAAHDGPGFALHHFDTGEVLFRAGDDNDLQSSDAVFSPDGRFVAWGQGDGTVGLWAVAD
- a CDS encoding gluconate 2-dehydrogenase subunit 3 family protein, giving the protein MTRAHSNRGRLSRRSLIQRMTFLGGGVVLLGPACKRSSEPQEKTPPADTGPLAAKQDGQAPRTFSSFEYAVVAAATERILPRDEDPGALDANVPVYIDRILQTPELEPVREDFLSGVAALERRAQRMHQKGFAALTAEQQDELLTLFKDSPPRSGEAHFFELLTVMTLEGFLGDPSYGGNQGKVGWRLMGFDTVGTVASAPPEGYDGPKCLRECGVHR
- a CDS encoding GMC family oxidoreductase, giving the protein MSLPEVDICIIGSGAGGAPMALELGRAGFKVVVLEKGPHYQPKDFIHDEILNSRRNFFMPVPWEEPHLVRQGAKGRYEKTSAAWTANCVGGGTVHMSGFFYRLKPVDFRLRSTLGAVPGSTVADWPISYEELAPFYDKAEAELGVSGESVPHPFAEPRKGPYPLPPLDVHPVAKEIDKACGAMGWHSLPTARGILSKPYRGRAPCSYCALCGSYGCETGAKSGTNASLIPAAVATGNVDLRPGCMARTVEVDKQGRARSVVYLDADGVTREQPAKVIVVSCTAVESARLLLNSTSSRFPKGLANGNGLVGRNLTFSSFGESHATFRLSKQSAARPWLKDPSPFVNRSLQDFYLMPDAQFGFRKGGTLGFMWAHPNPIHAAVGLAGKGEKALFGKALKDKMREYRDSRILQFEVYAEFLPTAGTYVSVEDGVKDRYGIPVAAITVDRHPMDLAATRFLVERGEEVLLRLDPDDVRRGTTSGETSILQHGTCRFGDDAATSVLDRHCRAHEVPNLYVVDGSFMPTGGSVPSTLTISANSFRVADHLVRKLKG